TAACAGATACACTTCCGAAAGTGCCACACAGTATATGAAGGAACACAAGAAATCAGGAATTGTAAAGATTTACTCAAAAATGCTGTTCAGATTTATAAGGATGTATATTCTGCAGCTTGGATTTCTTGACGGATATGAAGGATATCTTCTGGCAAAGTACAGCTCAATTTACACTATGACAAAATATACTAAATTAAGGGAGCAGTATTTTAAAACATTGGGAAAGGATACTTCCCTCATTGTTACAACATATAACTGGCCACAGGCGTTGGAAATATGTCTTAACAGTGTATTAAGACAGACTGCCCTTCCAAAGGAAATAATAGTGGCTGATGACGGTTCACGTGAGGAAACTGTAAATCTTGTCAAGAAAATAAAGGACAGTAATCCAAATGTGAAAATAATACATTCCTGGCAGGAAGATGACGGATTCAGGCTTTCAATGTCAAGAAACAAGGCGATAGCAAAAGCAACAGGAAAATATGTCATAATAATAGACGGAGATTTGATTCTGGAAAGACATTTTATACAGGATCATATTGAAAATATGGAAAAGGGATATTTTATCCAAGGTTCAAGAGTAATAATATCTGAAGAAGAATCTAAAAAAATATTGAAGGGGAAATTGCCTGAATTTCCAAAAGTGCTATTTGAAAAGGGATATAAAAATAAGGCAAATACAATAAGAAATAAGCTGCTTTCAAAAATTGTTACTAAAAAGGATAAAAAGCTTTCCGGAATAAGAGGGTGCAACATGTCCTTCTTTAGGGAAGATTTAGTAAAGGTAAACGGTTTTGAAGAAAAAATTCAGGGCTGGGGGCGTGAAGACAGTGAAATCGCAGTCAGACTTTTTAATAGTGGCATAGGTAAAAAGAAGCTTAAATTTGGCGGGCTGACTTATCATATCTACCATAAGGAAAATGATAGGAGCGGGTTAGCTGAAAATGATGAATTTTTAGCCAGAGTAATAAAAGAGGAGAAGAAAAAAGCAGAGAAAGGGCTGGATAGTCATGAATGATGTCAGTTTAGTAATAACAAGTTGTGGAAGGTTTGATTTGCTGGAAAGAACTTTAGACAGTTTTTTCAAGTATAACACTTATCCAATAAAAGAAGTGATAATAACCGAAGACAGTACAGAAGGAAAAAAACTGGAAAAGCTGGTCTCAAAATATAAGGATCAGAATTTTAAATTAATAGTGAATGAAACGAGAATAGGACAGATAAAGTCCATTGACAAGGCTTATAAGGAAGTAAAGACAGAATATGTATTTCACTGTGAGGATGACTGGGAATTTTTAAGAAAAGGATTTATAGAAAAATCCATGGATATGCTTAAAGAAGACCCTAAAATAGCAGTAGTTGGTTTAAGATCCAGGGAAGACTGCTCGGGAATTCCTATTTCCAAGGAAAACTACAAGGCATCCAATGGAGAGGAATACTTTGAAATACTGGAAGATGTATTTACATATAATCCGGGACTTAGAAGAAAGGATGTGTGTGACCTGTTCGGTTCCCATGAAAAGCTAGAAGGGAAACTGTGGGAGGCGGAACTGTCAAAATTTTACAAGGACAGGGGATTTAAAATGATTTCCTTTGTAAATCCCTTTGTGGAACATATAGGAAATAAAAGACATGTCCACTTCAGCAAAAGGGGAAAAAATAGCGTTCTTGATTTTAAAATAGACAGAATGGTGAAAAAAATAAGATATACATTTTTAAAATTATTTGGAAAAGTAAAATAAACTGCCGGGAAAGGATAAAATTATGGAGGAAGTTACTTTGGTAATAACAAGTTGCGGAAGATTCGACTTGCTTAAGAGGACTCTGGACAGTTTCTTTGAAAAAAACACTTATCCGATAAAAAAGATAATAATAACAGAAGACAGTACAGAAGGAAAGAAACTGGAAAATCTTATTTCTCAATATGAAAATAAATATAATTTCTGCCTGATAATAAACGAAACAAGGGAAGGTCAGCTGAAATCAATAGATAAGGCCTACAACGAAGTAGATACCGAATATATATTTCATTGTGAGGATGACTGGGAATTTTTGAAGGAAGGTTTCATAGAGAAATCAATGAAACTTCTTAAGGAAGACCCAAAACTGCTTACTGTGGGATTACGTAGCAAAAAGGACTTTAAGGAAGACTTTTTCATGAAGGAGGAGTATGTTTCAAAAGACGGAGAGAGATTTTATGAAGTAAATGAAGAAATCTATACATATAATCCGGGACTTAGAAGGAAATCTGACCATGATCTGTTTGGATCTCATGAAAAACTGAAGGATAAGCTTTATGAAATGGAGCTATCAAAATTTTATAAGGACAGAAATTACAGAACTATCTATTTTAAGGAAAAGTATGTGGAGCATATTGGAGACAAGAGACATGTACATTTCAGCAGAAAAGGAAAAAATAGTATCCTCGACTTTAAAATAGACAGAATGGTAAAAAAAATAAGATATACATTTTTAAAATTATTTGGAAAGGTAAAATAAAATGTACTTACTATTAGCAGGATTGGCTGCAGTTCTGATTTTTTTGTATTTTCATTATATATACAGGAAAAAATCAGTGGCCTGTCTTATGTATCATAATGTTTTCAATGAAAAAACTGAAGGAATAATATCAGAAGAAGAATTTGAAAAGCATATGGAATACATAAAAGACATGAAAACATATAAAATGGAAGAACTTGAAGAAATGAACTATATTCTTGATGAGAAAAGCATACTTGTCACTTTTGATGACGGATATAAAAATAACTATACTAAAGCTTTTCCAATCCTGAAGAAATACAATATAAAAGCTACAATTTTCCTCAATACAGCCTATATTGGAAATGACAGGGATTACCTGGACTGGGATGAAATAAAGGAAATGTATGAAAGCGGTCTTGTGGATTTTCAGCTTCATACACATTCCCATTATCCGACAATAAGAAAAGCTGAAATAAAAGGATTTTTTGAAAAGACGGAAGGGGATTTTGTAAAAAGGGAATATTTTTCTATTTTCAGGGAAGGCCTTTCAAAGAAGGAAAAGACTGAAATAAAGGATTTCAGGGATTTAGATTTTACAGGACTTCCTGTATTTAAAATAAGAAGCCAGATTTCCATAAAGGGTATGAAACTGAAGGAAGGATTTATGGATAAGTATAGGAAAATTGTAAATTCTGAAGAATTTAAAGAAAAATCTTCCAAAGAACAGAAAATATTTCTGAATAAACTGTTTAAGGAGCAGAAAAAGGAATTTTTTGAAGAAATTTCAGATGAGGAATTTGAAAAAAGAGTGGAGTTTGAAATAAGTGAAAATAAAAGGCTTATAGAGGAAAAATTAAATAAGAAAGCAGAATTTCTTTCATATCCATGGGGTCATGCCTATAAAGGAAATGTGGAGAAAATAAAAAAATTAGGAATAAAGTCCTTTGTGATGACTTCAGGAAATGCAAGTGGTGTAAAACTGAATCCTGAAAAAATTTACCGTATAAATGGCGACAGGATAAAGGACTATAATTTATTTGAAAAAAAATTGAAATCCGTGTACAATAAAGGATAGTAAATAGAGAAGGGATAAAACAATGAAAATACTGAAAAGTGAAGATTTCTTAATGGTAAAGAAGCTGAAGAAATATATAAAGAAATACTATTTGCTAATAGTACTTAATATGCTTTTAGCACTAGTTTCATCTGCTGTTTCAATTTCACCTCTTGGTCTTATAAAGAGACTGGTGGATGCAGGAATTTTAGGAAGTAATGAAAAAGATATACTTTATGCGGCAGGAGGAATGATCTGCCTTGCGGTAATAGGAGCAGTTTTAATTTATTGGAATGGAGTTCTTTCAGCAGTTATATCATCATCAATTTATAAAAATATAACTGATGATTTATACGTTAAAATACAATCACTTGATATGGAATATTTTTCCAGAACTAAAGTAGGGGAGTTAATGGTAAAAGTCTTAAATGACCCAAGTAATGTAAATTATCTAATAATAGAAAGTTTTAACATGTTTTCAGAAGCATTTAAAGCAATTTTCTGTTTAGCTGCGGCTTTTTATATTGATTGGAAGCTGACACTTGGAGTTTTAGTTGTTGCACCTATTTTAATCGTTACAGTGAAAAGATATTCAAAAAAATTAAAGATGTCAGGAAAAGCAAGACAGGAAGCAACAGGTACGTTAAATTCAAAATTACAGGAAACATTGTCTGGAATAAGGGTAATAAAAGCTTTTGCAATGGAAAAAGAAGAAGTAAGGGATTTTAAGAAAAAAAGTACTGAATTAAAGAAAGTGGCATTGAAAAGTGCCAGATATACATCGAAATCAAGTGCAATTTCAGAAGCCATTAACTATATAATGGTAGCAATGCTTCTTATGTTTGGAGGATTCAGGGTTCTGAGGGGAAATCATTTTACTACAGGAGACTTTATAACTATAGTAGGAGCGATTTCTTCAATGTATACTCCAGTCAAGAGAGCTATGAGCAGATACAATGAAATAAGCATGAACATCCCTTCAATAGGAAGAATATTTGAAATTCTGGATGTTGTTCCTGAAATAGCGGATGCGCCTGACTGTGTTAATTTTGAAGAATTTAGAAGTGATATAACATTTGAAAATGTTGATTTCCGTTATAAAGATAATGATGAAAAGATTCTGAAAAATATAAATCTGGTTGCAAAAAAGGGAGAAACAGTTGCTCTTGTAGGAAATTCAGGTGGAGGAAAGTCCACTTTAGTAAATCTTATACCGAGATTTTTTGATGTTGATGCAGGAATGATAACAATAGACGGAATAAATGTAAAAAACTATAAAATAAAGAGCCTGCGTAAAAAAATAGGAATTGTTCCACAGGAAACATTCCTATTTGGAGGAACAGTACTTGAAAATATAAAATATGGAAACCAAAAGGCTTCTGCTGAGGAAGTTATAGAAGCCGCAAAAAAAGCCAATGCACATGAATTTATAGAAAAACTTGAACAGGGATATGAAACTGAAATTGGGGAAAGAGGAGTAAAACTGTCAGGTGGTCAGAAACAGAGAATATCAATAGCAAGAGCAATACTTGAAAATCCTCAGATACTTATTCTGGATGAGGCTACAAGTGCCCTTGATAATGAATCTGAACAGCTTGTTCAGGATGCACTAGAAAAACTTATGAAGGGAAAAACAACTTTTGTTATTGCACACAGACTTTCTACAATAATAAACAGTGACAAGATAGTTGTTATTCAGCAGGGGGAAATTAAGGAAGTGGGAAGCCACGAAGAGTTACTTGATAAAGATGGTATATACAAATCGTTATACAATAAAAGTTTTAAAAATTAAAAATTCAGGAGGAAAATAGATGAAAAATGCAAAAAAGATATTATTATTTCTAGGGGCAATCTCACTGGTTGCATTTGGAAGTTTTAACATGACAGGAAATAAGTCAAATAAAAGTACAGTTGCTGAAAGCAAAGAAACAGAAACTGATAAAAAGGAAAATAAAAAAGCTGATGCAGTGGCAGTGGCAGTGGAAAATAACGGACAGGCACAAAATACACCGCAAACTCAGCCAGTAGTGGTTACACCACCTGTTGAAGGTGCGGCACAGGGGCAGCCTGCTGCAGATCCAAATGCACATAATAACAGCAAGCAGTCTCAAAAGAAGAGTAAAAAGACTCAGAAAGCAGTACAGTCAAATTCTCAGGTTAAGGAGAATGCTCCTGCAGAAGTAGCTCCAGTAAAGGAAACACCTAAGACAGAAACTAAGGTAGAAGCTCCTAAAAAGGTTGAAACAAAATCAGAGCCTGAGGCAAAAGAAAAATCTTCATCAAGTAGCAATAATAACTAGGTGAGGGAAAATGAGTAGAAATTACAAAGTTCAGACCAGGTTTTTATTTCATACAAACATAAAAATAAAAATACCTGAAGAATATTATTCAGAAACAGTTTTTGATGAGCTGTATGGTATACTTGAAGATGTAAATGAAAAATACAATTCCTACTCTGAAAATTCTTTTATTGACAGGATAAATAAAAATAGCGGAAATTTTGTAGAAGTAAATGAAGAAATGATTGAAATTCTTGAAAGGGTTGTTCATTTTTCAGATATGATGAATGGTGAGTATGACATTACAATAATGCCGTTAATAAAACTTTGGGGCTTTTATAAGAAATCAGATATTAGAATACCTGAAAAGAAAGAAATTGAAGAAACAGGTAAACTGATTGATTATAAAAAAATAGTAATTGACAGTGAAAGAAAAAGGGTGAAAATAGATGCCGGCCAGGAAATCATAACCGGCTCTTTCATCAAATCCTATGCCGTAGATAAACTGGTAAAGGAAATGAAAAGAAGAGGAATAGATGATGTAATTATAAATGCAGGAGGAAGTAGCATAGTGGCAGTTAATGAACTGGAAGATGATGCATGGATAGTTGGCGTTGAAAATCCTGAAAAGGAAAAAATATCAGAAAAAAGCATAGAAGGTTATGTAACTCAGATATTATTAGACAGCTATAAAGAAAAAAATGATGAAGATTTATTTGATATAAAAATTTCAGACGAATCCTATTCCACTTCAAATCAGGGAAATACCTTTGTAGAAATAGACAATCAGAAATATGGACATATACTGAGCCCAAAAACAGGCTATCCAGGAAAAAATAAACAAATAGGAATAGTTACGAAGGAAGCTTTTACAGGAGATATAATTTCTACGGGACTTTATAACCAGACTCCTGAAAAGTTTTTTGAAATACTGGCTAAGCTGAACAGGGAAATAAAGGTAGAAGGATACATGATAGATGAAAATGGAAAAATTCATTATTCAGAAGGATTTTTAAAATACGTTATAAATGAATAATGGAATATAAAACGGAGAGAAAAGGAATTAGTAAAATGAAAAATATAATAAGCGAAAAAATGAAAATCGAATCAATGAAACATGTTACTAAAAAAATAGGACTCACAACAATGAAGGATCCTGAGTTTTTTTATGTTCCGTTATCCCAACATATAGGACAGGTGGCGAAGGAAACAGTAAAAGTAGGTGATTATATACACCGTTACGAAAAAATAGGTGAAGTTTCCGGAAAAGTTTCTTCAATGGTACATTCACCTGTTTCCGGAAAAGTTACAGAAATCATAGAAAAGCCTGCTGCTAACGGAAAAAAAGTAAAAACGGTAGTAATAAAAAATGATTTTAAGTATAAGGAAATTGAAACTGAAAAAAGAAGAATAGAGGAAGTCGGAACATTCAGAAGGGATGAAATACTTGAAATTATAAAGGAAGCAGGTATTGTAGGAGAAGGAGGAGCCCAGTTTCCTACATATGTGAAATATGATATAGGATATAAAAAGATAGATACATTTATAGTAAACGGAGCTGAATGTGAGCCATACCTTACAGCAGACTACACAATAATGTCAAATTATGTGGAAGATTTGCTGGGAGGAATAAAAATTGCTGAAAAACTTCTAAGACCTAGGGAAGTTGTAATAGGTATAGAAGAGAAAAATATAGATATTGCAGAACATATTGAAGTTATTATTAAACAGAGCAGGCTGTTTAATGTAAAGATTCAGGTATTACCGACAGCATATCCTCAGGGAAGTGAGCTTCAGCTTATAAGAAGTGTTACAGGAAAGGAAATAAAGAAGAGTGAGATACCTGGAAATCATGGAATAATAGTAAGTAATGTCGGAACAGTAAAATCAATGTATGATGCCTTTACAGAAGGGAAACCTCTGGTTGAAAGAGTTGTAACTGTATCAGGGGAAAAAGTGAAAACAAAAGGAAACTATCTTTTAAAAGTAGGAACGCCTTTAAGTCATATAATAGAGCAGTTAAACCCTGAAGACAATGCAAAAATTGTATTTGGAGGACCGATGATGGGGGAAGAAGTTACTGAAACATCAACTCCTGTTGTAAAGGGAACATCAGGAATTTTATTTCTTTCTAAGGATATTGATTCAGTAAAGAGGGAAAACTGTATTTCATGCGGATATTGCGTAGATGTGTGTCCAATGGGACTGATGCCTATGAAATTTGCAGAAAGTTACAGAAAGGAACAGTATGAAAAACTTGTTACCGTATATCATCTGGATAACTGTATAGAATGCGGTGCTTGTGAG
This window of the Leptotrichia sp. oral taxon 215 str. W9775 genome carries:
- a CDS encoding FAD:protein FMN transferase; protein product: MSRNYKVQTRFLFHTNIKIKIPEEYYSETVFDELYGILEDVNEKYNSYSENSFIDRINKNSGNFVEVNEEMIEILERVVHFSDMMNGEYDITIMPLIKLWGFYKKSDIRIPEKKEIEETGKLIDYKKIVIDSERKRVKIDAGQEIITGSFIKSYAVDKLVKEMKRRGIDDVIINAGGSSIVAVNELEDDAWIVGVENPEKEKISEKSIEGYVTQILLDSYKEKNDEDLFDIKISDESYSTSNQGNTFVEIDNQKYGHILSPKTGYPGKNKQIGIVTKEAFTGDIISTGLYNQTPEKFFEILAKLNREIKVEGYMIDENGKIHYSEGFLKYVINE
- a CDS encoding glycosyltransferase → MNDVSLVITSCGRFDLLERTLDSFFKYNTYPIKEVIITEDSTEGKKLEKLVSKYKDQNFKLIVNETRIGQIKSIDKAYKEVKTEYVFHCEDDWEFLRKGFIEKSMDMLKEDPKIAVVGLRSREDCSGIPISKENYKASNGEEYFEILEDVFTYNPGLRRKDVCDLFGSHEKLEGKLWEAELSKFYKDRGFKMISFVNPFVEHIGNKRHVHFSKRGKNSVLDFKIDRMVKKIRYTFLKLFGKVK
- the rsxC gene encoding electron transport complex subunit RsxC; its protein translation is MKNIISEKMKIESMKHVTKKIGLTTMKDPEFFYVPLSQHIGQVAKETVKVGDYIHRYEKIGEVSGKVSSMVHSPVSGKVTEIIEKPAANGKKVKTVVIKNDFKYKEIETEKRRIEEVGTFRRDEILEIIKEAGIVGEGGAQFPTYVKYDIGYKKIDTFIVNGAECEPYLTADYTIMSNYVEDLLGGIKIAEKLLRPREVVIGIEEKNIDIAEHIEVIIKQSRLFNVKIQVLPTAYPQGSELQLIRSVTGKEIKKSEIPGNHGIIVSNVGTVKSMYDAFTEGKPLVERVVTVSGEKVKTKGNYLLKVGTPLSHIIEQLNPEDNAKIVFGGPMMGEEVTETSTPVVKGTSGILFLSKDIDSVKRENCISCGYCVDVCPMGLMPMKFAESYRKEQYEKLVTVYHLDNCIECGACEYVCPSRVPLIKSIKEGKEKLRETGEMK
- a CDS encoding ABC transporter ATP-binding protein, with the protein product MKILKSEDFLMVKKLKKYIKKYYLLIVLNMLLALVSSAVSISPLGLIKRLVDAGILGSNEKDILYAAGGMICLAVIGAVLIYWNGVLSAVISSSIYKNITDDLYVKIQSLDMEYFSRTKVGELMVKVLNDPSNVNYLIIESFNMFSEAFKAIFCLAAAFYIDWKLTLGVLVVAPILIVTVKRYSKKLKMSGKARQEATGTLNSKLQETLSGIRVIKAFAMEKEEVRDFKKKSTELKKVALKSARYTSKSSAISEAINYIMVAMLLMFGGFRVLRGNHFTTGDFITIVGAISSMYTPVKRAMSRYNEISMNIPSIGRIFEILDVVPEIADAPDCVNFEEFRSDITFENVDFRYKDNDEKILKNINLVAKKGETVALVGNSGGGKSTLVNLIPRFFDVDAGMITIDGINVKNYKIKSLRKKIGIVPQETFLFGGTVLENIKYGNQKASAEEVIEAAKKANAHEFIEKLEQGYETEIGERGVKLSGGQKQRISIARAILENPQILILDEATSALDNESEQLVQDALEKLMKGKTTFVIAHRLSTIINSDKIVVIQQGEIKEVGSHEELLDKDGIYKSLYNKSFKN
- a CDS encoding polysaccharide deacetylase family protein, with the translated sequence MYLLLAGLAAVLIFLYFHYIYRKKSVACLMYHNVFNEKTEGIISEEEFEKHMEYIKDMKTYKMEELEEMNYILDEKSILVTFDDGYKNNYTKAFPILKKYNIKATIFLNTAYIGNDRDYLDWDEIKEMYESGLVDFQLHTHSHYPTIRKAEIKGFFEKTEGDFVKREYFSIFREGLSKKEKTEIKDFRDLDFTGLPVFKIRSQISIKGMKLKEGFMDKYRKIVNSEEFKEKSSKEQKIFLNKLFKEQKKEFFEEISDEEFEKRVEFEISENKRLIEEKLNKKAEFLSYPWGHAYKGNVEKIKKLGIKSFVMTSGNASGVKLNPEKIYRINGDRIKDYNLFEKKLKSVYNKG
- a CDS encoding glycosyltransferase, which encodes MVITSCGRFDLLKRTLDSFFEKNTYPIKKIIITEDSTEGKKLENLISQYENKYNFCLIINETREGQLKSIDKAYNEVDTEYIFHCEDDWEFLKEGFIEKSMKLLKEDPKLLTVGLRSKKDFKEDFFMKEEYVSKDGERFYEVNEEIYTYNPGLRRKSDHDLFGSHEKLKDKLYEMELSKFYKDRNYRTIYFKEKYVEHIGDKRHVHFSRKGKNSILDFKIDRMVKKIRYTFLKLFGKVK
- a CDS encoding glycosyltransferase produces the protein MKLSVGIITYNEENRVGKTLDSVREIADEIIVVDSESSDRTVEIAKSKGAEVFVEKWKGYGPQKNSVLEKCSGDWILLIDADEVISAELKEKIRDIINGNSDSDVYKIKLRNICFGKEIKHGGWDDYVIRLWKKGKVTISDREVHEKYEIAENSRTGKINELIIHYTYDNIEQFLEKLNRYTSESATQYMKEHKKSGIVKIYSKMLFRFIRMYILQLGFLDGYEGYLLAKYSSIYTMTKYTKLREQYFKTLGKDTSLIVTTYNWPQALEICLNSVLRQTALPKEIIVADDGSREETVNLVKKIKDSNPNVKIIHSWQEDDGFRLSMSRNKAIAKATGKYVIIIDGDLILERHFIQDHIENMEKGYFIQGSRVIISEEESKKILKGKLPEFPKVLFEKGYKNKANTIRNKLLSKIVTKKDKKLSGIRGCNMSFFREDLVKVNGFEEKIQGWGREDSEIAVRLFNSGIGKKKLKFGGLTYHIYHKENDRSGLAENDEFLARVIKEEKKKAEKGLDSHE